The Etheostoma spectabile isolate EspeVRDwgs_2016 chromosome 1, UIUC_Espe_1.0, whole genome shotgun sequence genome has a segment encoding these proteins:
- the cdkl5 gene encoding cyclin-dependent kinase-like 5 isoform X3, whose protein sequence is MNKFEVLGIVGEGAYGVVLKCRHKETNELVAIKKFKDSEENEEVKETTLRELKMLRTLKQDNIVELKEAFRRRGKLYLVFEYVERNMLELLEELPNGAPPDKVRSYIYQLIKAINWCHTNEIVHRDIKPENLLISSEDVLKLCDFGFARNLSEGTDANYTEYVATRWYRSPELLLGAPYGKAVDMWSVGCILGELSDGQPLFPGESEIDQLFTIQKVLGTLPAEQMKLFYNNPRFHGIRFPSVTHPQTLERRYQGILSGLMLDLMKNLLLLNPTERYLTEQSLNHPAFQPLRQAERERPSPASPNPPRSSKRKTHHHGENTVPTRSHTKSTSRRSNSKECSSLPRHGDLHHLSNKSFLNGNKPSPTSLSPTLHPKAQYLSQTLNRSASSNKDLTNNNLPHLLSPKDAKGKTEFDFSLGPSPKLQDQGHGAKYSHSKPSSSRSQQQQQQQQQQQQQAGRHTFLEGKTNTLQSGAEKQHGRHTHSMADSAHGSMSSSSKSSASYLSLSKSHSGLSDAKSVGNLSDGRIHQDDPNTTAGVGPGTRFFPASCLDLNAPSGPQGPPGSPSTRHSDRSGHSPASRSSGNVRMESSTLDSSSRHKSRHKTLAPEDAGAPELLDPGGAGMPSTHTLPSPHESYHYGLGYTSPFSSQQRPQRHSMYVRRERHRPHGIEGGMAGLPPPGQAIPTRASSLQLLSPQLQHRTTLTGHSVSSSREDCTEDMTRVGMYHDPHGEDGGSSKENRMIFTESMPRRVGSFYRVPSPRPDNSSSFHDGVGQGRGPVIPVVSGDPVAMVNHSKRQTAFDWNAAEAMVMNPPEPAKEKEKQGFFRAIKKKKKKTQITDMEDGRNPSIKKSLFPLFSSKNSLKHNSAVKVLPVVASPMVQHQPPAPYPASPVPGNGQEHLSLQRSSKSSSHHGSRRKNRERSRDRDRDREQSRDRDRERERERERERERERERERGRERERVNDWPSDKPVDSHSQSQPLKSLRRLLHLSPSSSNQGQPPPPPPDLRFQAPLPNPPQPSSKAGYSEGRGHGESRGHPGVNSSAQAKSRKASYPLPGQIESSWHVSALQRAEGAQFTPEQLGIKPGQNGPTFTRASRTRMPNLNDLKETAL, encoded by the exons ATGAATAAGTTTGAAGTCCTTGGCATTGTGGGAGAAG GAGCGTATGGAGTGGTGCTTAAGTGCAGACATAAG GAAACCAATGAGCTGGTGGCCATTAAGAAGTTCAAAGACAGTGAAG AAAATGAGGAAGTCAAGGAGACGACGCTTCGGGAGCTGAAGATGCTTCGGACACTGAAGCAGGACAACATCGTTGAGCTGAAAGAGGCTTTTCGCAGGAGAGGAAAACTCTACCTTGTCTTTGAATATGTCGAGAGG AACATGCTGGAGCTATTAGAGGAACTGCCCAATGGTGCACCGCCTGATAAAGTCCGCAGCTACATCTACCAGCTCATCAAAGCCATCAACTGGTGTCACACAAATGAGATTGTACACAGAG ATATCAAGCCAGAGAACCTCCTCATCAGCTCGGAGGATGTTCTCAAACTCTGTGACTTTG GTTTTGCTCGTAACCTGTCTGAAGGGACAGATGCCAATTACACTGAGTATGTGGCTACAAGGTGGTACCGCTCACCTGAGCTGCTGCTGGG GGCTCCCTATGGAAAGGCCGTGGACATGTGGTCGGTGGGGTGTATCCTCGGGGAGCTGAGTGACGGACAACCCTTGTTTCCAGGGGAAAGTGAGATAGATCAG CTCTTCACCATTCAAAAGGTTTTGGGGACACTTCCGGCAGAGCAGATGAAACTTTTCTACAACAACCCTCGCTTTCATGGAATCAGG tttccCTCAGTTACTCATCCTCAGACTTTGGAGAGAAGGTACCAAGGCATCTTGAGTGGTTTGATGTTGGATCTGATGAAG AACCTGTTGCTGCTAAACCCGACTGAGCGTTATCTGACAGAGCAGAGTTTGAACCATCCGGCCTTCCAGCCTCTgaggcaggcagagagagagaggccttCTCCAGCGTCTCCCAACCCACCGCGCTCCTCCAAGAGGAAAACACACCATCACGGAGAGAACACAGTTCCCACAAG AAGTCACACTAAGAGCACGAGCCGCCGCTCCAACAGCAAAGAATGTTCCAGCCTCCCTCGCCATGGGGACCTCCATCACCTCAGCAACAAGAGTTTCCTCAACGGTAACAAACCGTCCCCAACCAGTTTAAGTCCTACGCTCCACCCCAAGGCCCAGTACTTGTCCCAGACCCTCAATCGTTCTGCCTCATCCAACAAAGACCTGACTAACAACAACTTGCCACATCTCCTCAGTCCCAAAGATGCCAAAGGCAAGACAGAGTTTGATTTCAGCTTGGGACCCTCCCCAAAGCTGCAGGACCAGGGACACGGGGCGAAGTACAGCCACAGCAAACCCAGCTCCTCTCgctctcagcagcagcagcagcagcagcagcagcagcagcagcaggcaggcCGCCACACCTTCCTGGAAGGCAAGACCAACACACTGCAGTCTGGAGCAGAGAAGCAACATGGCCGACACACCCACAGTATGGCCGACTCTGCCCACGGATCCATGTCCTCCTCTTCTAAGAGTTCAGCCTCTTATCTCAGCCTGTCCAAGAGCCACAGTGGGCTGAGTGATGCAAAATCTGTAGGGAACCTCAGCGACGGTCGAATCCATCAAGATGACCCTAACACAACAGCAGGGGTGGGACCCGGGACCCGGTTCTTCCCTGCCAGCTGTCTAGACCTCAACGCCCCTTCAGGTCCCCAGGGGCCGCCTGGCAGCCCCTCTACCCGACACAGTGATCGTTCCGGGCATAGCCCCGCCTCTCGTAGCAGCGGCAATGTCCGCATGGAGAGCAGCACACTGGACTCCTCATCCAGACACAAATCCAGACATAAAACCTTAGCACCAG AGGACGCCGGTGCTCCGGAGCTCTTGGACCCGGGCGGAGCAGGGATGCCCTCCACTCACACTCTGCCTTCCCCACATGAGTCTTATCATTACGGTCTGGGCTACACCTCACCCTTCTCATCTCAACAACGGCCTCAACGCCACTCTATGTACGTGAGGAGAGAGCGCCACCGACCACACGGTATTGAGGGTGGCATGGCGGGCTTACCTCCACCAGGGCAGGCAATACCGACACGTGCAAGTAGCCTACAGCTCCTCTCCCCCCAACTGCAGCACCGGACCACCCTCACTGGACACTCAGTGAGCTCTTCGAGAGAGGACTGCACTGAGGACATGACGAGG GTCGGCATGTACCATGACCCTCATGGCGAGGATGGAGGTTCCTCCAAGGAGAACCGGATGATCTTCACTGAGTCCATGCCTCGGAGAGTAGGCAGCTTCTACCGAG TCCCTTCCCCGAGACCAGACAACTCCTCCTCGTTCCATGACGGTGTTGGGCAGGGTCGAGGGCCTGTCATACCTGTAGTGTCCGGAGACCCTGTTGCCATGGTCAACCACTCCAAACGCCAGACGGCTTTTGATTG GAACGCTGCAGAAGCAATGGTCATGAATCCTCCAGAGCCTGccaaagagaaggaaaaacaagGCTTCTTCAGagccattaaaaagaaaaaaaagaagacacaaaTA ACGGACATGGAGGACGGGAGGAACCCCAGCATCAAGAAAAGTCTTTTCCCCCTCTTTAGCTCTAAGAATAGCTTAAAGCACAACTCAGCTGTCAAAGTCCTACCTGTAGTCGCCTCGCCTATGGTACAACACCAGCCTCCCGCGCCCTACCCTGCCTCACCA GTTCCTGGTAACGGACAAGAACACCTGTCCCTGCAGAGAAGCTCCAAGTCATCCTCTCACCATGGAAGCAGGAGGAAAAACCGCGAGCGATCCCGAGACCGAGACCGGGACCGGGAACAGAGCCGGGaccgagacagagagagagagagagaacgggagagagagagagaaagggagagagagagggaaagagggagggagagagagagagtgaatgaCTGGCCTTCAGACAAACCAGTGGACTCACACTCTCAG AGTCAACCCCTCAAGTCACTCCGCAGGCTCCTTCACCTCTCCCCTTCTTCCTCAAATCAAGgacagcctcctcctcctcctccagaccTGCGCTTCCAAGCCCCACTCCCCAACCCGCCCCAGCCCTCCTCCAAAGCAGGCTACTCCGAGGGTCGAGGGCACGGCGAAAGCAGGGGGCACCCCGGGGTGAACAGCTCCGCCCAGGCTAAGAGCCGCAAAGCCAGCTACCCCCTCCCCGGACAGATTGAGTCCAGCTGGCACGTGTCCGCTTTACAGCGGGCGGAGGGCGCTCAGTTCACCCCCGAGCAGTTGGGCATCAAACCGGGGCAGAACGGACCCACCTTCACCCGAGCCTCCCGCACCAGGATGCCAAACCTCAACGACCTGAAGGAGACCGCGCTGtaa